From the genome of Ctenopharyngodon idella isolate HZGC_01 chromosome 23, HZGC01, whole genome shotgun sequence, one region includes:
- the si:dkey-197c15.6 gene encoding putative nuclease HARBI1 — MSLAGALWFAIQDDLLANGLCNNTIPSSISSTKQDKQSSISEPISASETRTVLDGLDDRFLSRCLHLTRQCLRFIVDFIQARLKKDVFAPGHSPTSAEANILAALAFLAHGSLPSKITERLGVDQRAAGEAVNSIIKLLSDLSPDFITFPNSYNDRMGAAQAFKNLSGIPHVVGVLGYLHVKVSPPAGEEHMYMNTLGYHSVMMQVIFDVDGNLLSLEQCCPGGTPEQTVWENSDIGRQFSIFQHGHTWVVGSRSLLGCGHVLTPVEAFRVKSNAALRFNKAHAQLHGRAQQVFGSLKSRFQCLRDIGPIQSPELVACTIKACCVLHNICKKFSVPLPLDFSTEPLHPPSEVVNILAEQPFDYMEDTKEEMIEMFFNIAEDGNE; from the exons ATGTCTTTAGCTGGAGCTCTGTGGTTTGCTATTCAGGATGATTTATTGGCAAACGGTTTGTGTAACAACACAATACCATCCAGCATCAGCAgcacaaaacaagacaaacaatCCAGCATCAGTGAACCCATCTCTGCGTCCGAGACACGCACTGTCCTGGACGGACTGGATGATCGCTTTCTGTCTCGGTGTTTACATCTCACTCGGCAGTGTCTGCGGTTCATCGTCGATTTCATACAGGCCCGTTTAAAGAAAGACGTGTTTGCGCCCGGCCACAGCCCGACCTCCGCAGAAGCCAATATTCTGGCCGCGCTTGCCTTCTTAGCACACGGGTCTTTGCCCAGTAAAATCACAGAACGGCTGGGAGTAGATCAGAGAGCAGCGGGTGAGGCGGTGAACAGCATCATCAAACTCTTATCAGACCTGAGCCCTGATTTCATCACATTCCCGAACAGTTATAATGACCGCATGGGTGCCGCACAAGCCTTTAAGAACCTGAGCGGCATCCCGCATGTGGTGGGCGTGCTGGGGTATCTGCACGTGAAGGTGAGCCCTCCGGCCGGGGAGGAGCACATGTATATGAACACTTTGGGTTATCATTCAGTCATGATGCAGGTAATATTCGACGTGGACGGGAATCTCTTGAGTCTGGAGCAGTGCTGTCCTGGAGGAACTCCTGAACAGACTGTATGGGAAAACTCGGATATTGGCAGACAGTTCAGCATTTTTCAACACGGTCATACATGGGTTGTTG GTAGCAGAAGTCTTCTAGGTTGTGGGCACGTTTTGACCCCTGTCGAAGCCTTTCGCGTCAAAAGCAACGCAGCCCTGCGATTCAACAAAGCACATGCTCAGCTACATGGCCGTGCACAACAGGTCTTTGGCAGTTTGAAAAGCCGTTTCCAGTGCCTCCGTGACATCGGCCCTATTCAGTCACCCGAGTTGGTGGCATGCACCATCAAAGCCTGCTGTGTCCTGCACAACATCTGCAAGAAGTTCTCTGTGCCGTTACCCTTGGATTTTAGCACAGAACCGCTCCATCCACCATCAGAGGTGGTGAACATCCTGGCAGAGCAGCCATTTGACTACATGGAAGACACTAAAGAGGAGATgatagaaatgttttttaatattgcaGAAGATGGAAATGAATGA